A single Eleginops maclovinus isolate JMC-PN-2008 ecotype Puerto Natales chromosome 5, JC_Emac_rtc_rv5, whole genome shotgun sequence DNA region contains:
- the htt gene encoding huntingtin isoform X1: MATMEKLMKAFESLKSFQQQQGPPTAEELVQRQKKEQATTKKDRVTHCLTICENIVAQSLRTSPEFQKLLGIAMEMFLLCSDDSESDVRMVADECLNKIIKALMDSNLPRLQLELYKEIKKNGASRSLRAALWRFAELAHLIRPQKCRPYLVNLLPCLSRITKRQEETVQETLAAAMPKIMSALGHFANDGEIKVLLKSFVANLKSSSPTIRRTAASSAVSVCQHSRRTSYFYTWLLNVLLGLLVPVDEEHPTHLILGVLLTLRYLMPLLQQQVNTSSLKGSFGVMRKEADVQPSPEQLLQVYELTLHYTQHWDHNVVTASLELLQQMFRTPPPELLHMLITAGSILHGTVFRQDAESRARSGSILELIGKMLSGEEEGLEDDAERTEVTFTASVVGADGSSAAQVDIITEQPRSSQHTLQPGESVDLSASSEQGGGGTSASDTPESPNDNEEEMLSRSSSGGANVTPETADYTTPETEAAPLGEGGPLLSTNDRSLPPSDSSQTTTEGPDSAVTPSDVAELVLDGSESQYSGMQIGTLQDEEEEGAAPSSQEEPHEPFIQSALALSKPHLFDGRGHNRQGSDSSVDRFIPKDEPAEPEPVNKPSRIKGPIGHYTDQGAEPLVHCVRLLAASFLLTGQKNGLTPDKEVRVSVKALAVSCIGAAAALHPEAFFNSLYLEPLDGTPVAEQQYISDMLGLADHGDPQIRGAIAILCAAIIQAALTKTRYNIHSWLASVQSATGNPLSLVDLLPLLQRTLKDESSVTCKMACSAVRHCLMTVCSSTLSELGLQLMIDLLALRDSSYWLVRTELLETLAEMDFRLVNFLERRTEHLHKGDHHYTGRLRLQDRVLNDVVIRLLGDDDPRVRHVAASAVSRLVSRLFYDCDQGQVDPVVAIARDQSSVYLQLLMHEAQPPSQFTVSTITRTYRGYNLSNNVSDVTIENNLSRVVTAVSHAFTSSTSKAMTFGCCEALCLLATHFPVCTWCTGWHCGYVSSSSSFSSRSSLNRSRGRALSVSQTGSAPASSAPSSSDTERRTLTVGMANMVLSLLSSAWFPLDLASHQDALLLSGNLLAAVAPKCMRNPWAGEEEGSGGSTNTSGGPNKMEEPWAGLSERSLVAMVEQLFSHILKILNICAHVLDDTPPGPAVKATLPSLSNTPSLSPIRRKGKEKDAVEPSAVPMSPKKSVDINTGRPADGTGSTAVNKSTTLGNFYHLPTYLKLYDVLKATHANYKVTLDLHTSQEKFGGFLRSALDVLSQLLELTTLHDISKCVEEILSYLKSCFSREPTMATVCVQQLLKTLFGTNLASQCESVLSGPSRSQGKALRLGSSSLRPGLYHYCFMAPYTHFTQALADASLRNMVQAEQEQDTSGWFDVMQKASNQLRSNIANATRQRGDKNAIHNHIRLFEPLVIKALKQYTTSTSVALQRQVLDLLAQLVQLRVNYCLLDSDQVFIGFVLKQFEYIEVGQFRDSEAIIPNIFFFLVLLSYERYHSKQIISIPKIIQLCDGIMASGRKAVTHAIPALQPIVHDLFVLRGSNKADAGKELETQKEVVVSMLLRLVQHHQVLEMFILVLQQCHKENEDKWKRLSRQIADVILPMIAKQQMHLDSPEALGVLNTLFETVAPSSLRPVDMLLKSMFTTPVTMASVGTVQLWVSGILAVLRVLVSQSTEDIVLSRVHELSLTPHLLSCHTIRRLHQQSPSPSEPPADALCSQDGEAQKALPEETFARFLLQLVGVLLDDISSRQVKVDITEQQHTFYCQQLGTLLMCLIHVFKSGMFRRITAAASRLLKGEGGGVQPGAEAGLFYPLESLNSMVQCMITTHPSLVLLWCQVLLIIDYTNYSWWAEVHQTPRRQSLSCTKLLSPHSSGEGEDKPETRLAMVNREIVQRGALILFCDYVCQNLHDSEHLTWLIVNHVQDLINLSHEPPVQDFISAVHRNSAASGLFIQAIQSRCDNLCAPTMLKKTLQCLEGIHLSQSGSLLMLYVDKLLSTPFRVLARMVDTLACRRVEMLLAETLQNSKAQVPVEELNRIQEYLQTSGLAQRHQRFYSLLDRFRATVADTSSPTPPVTSHPLDGDPPPAPELVNADKEWYVALVKSQCCLRGDVSLLETTELLTKLPPADLLNSMSCKEFNLSLLCPCLSMGMQRLARGQGSLLLETALQVTLERLAGVTESLPVPHQSFLPPAQPQPYWKQLADVYDEPGFYPRVLSLCRALSQYLLSVSQLPSSLHIPADKEHLITSFTCTAAEVVAWRLLQNQLPLSVDLQWALSCLCLALQQPCVWNKLSTAEYATHTCSLIYCLRLIIVAVAVSPGDQLLHPEKKKTRAEKDAEGDEVDSAQVDHICEWQACEIMAELVEGLQSILALGHHRNSAFPAFLTPTLRNIVISLSRLPLVNSYTRVPPLVWKLGWSPQPGGEYGTTLPEIPVDFLQEKDVFREFLYRINTLGWSSRTQFEETWATLLGVLVTQPITMDQEEETQQEEDLERTQLNVLAVQAITSLVLSAMTLPTAGNPAVSCLEQQPRNKSLKALETRFGRKLAVIRGEVEREIQALVSKRDNVHTHHPYHAWDPVPSLSAASAAGTLISHEKLLLQINTEREMGNMDYKLGQVSIHSVWLGNNITPLREEEWGEDEEDEADTPAPTSPPTSPINSRKHRAGVDIHSCSQFLLELYSQWLIPGSPSNRRTPTILVSEVVRSLLAVSDLFTERNQFDMMFSTLMELQKLHPPEDEILNQYLVPAICKAAAVLGMDKAIAEPVCRLLETTLRSTHLPSRMGALHGVLYVLECDLLDDTAKQLIPTISEYLLSNLRAIAHCVNLHNQQHVLVMCAVAFYMMENYPLDVGAEFMAGIIQVCGVMVSASEDSTPSVIYHCVLRGLERLLLSEQLSRVDGEALVKLSVDRVNMPSPHRAMAALGLMLTCMYTAVLASGSDVTGVRGQVDCSSAEAMGVTAGHVGFSSGKEKASPASRPAHSDPQAPDSESIIVAMERVSVLFDRIRKGLPSEARVVARILPQFLDDFFPPQDVMNKVIGEFLSNQQPYPQFMATVVYKVFQTLHATGQSSMVRDWVLLSLSNFTQRTPVAMAMWSLSCFFVSASTSQWISALLPHVISRMGSSEVVDVNLFCLVAMDFYRHQIDEELDRRAFQSVFETVASPGSPYHQLLGCLQSIHQDTSL; this comes from the exons ATGGCCACCATGGAGAAATTGATGAAGGCCTTTGAGTCTTTGAAGTcattccagcagcagcagggaccACCAACCGCAGAGGAGCTTGTCCAGAGGCA GAAAAAAGAACAGGCTACTACGAAGAAGGACAGGGTCACCCACTGTCTGACAATATGTGAAAACATCGTGGCTCAGTCTCTGAG AACGTCTCCAGAGTTTCAGAAACTGCTGGGCATCGCTATGGAGATGTTCCTGCTCTGCAGTGATGACAGCGAATCAGATGTCCGGATGGTAGCCGACGAGTGCTTGAACAAAATCATTAAA GCGCTGATGGACTCCAACCTGCCTAGACTGCAGCTGGAACtgtacaaagaaattaaaaag aaTGGTGCCTCTCGGAGTCTGAGGGCGGCTCTGTGGAGGTTTGCCGAGCTCGCTCACCTCATCAGACCACAGAAATGCAG ACCCTACCTGGTGAACCTGTTGCCATGCCTCTCTCGAATTACCAAGCGGCAGGAGGAGACGGTGCAGGAGACTCTGGCTGCTGCAATGCCTAAGATCATGTCTGCCTTGGGGCACTTCGCCAATGACGGCGAGATCAAG GTGTTGCTGAAGTCATTTGTGGCCAACCTGAAGTCCAGCTCCCCCACCATCAGGCGCACAGCAGCCAGCTCCGCTGTCTCCGTGTGCCAACACTCCAGACGCACCAGCTACTTCTACACTTGGCTCCTTAATGTTCTGCTGG GTCTGCTGGTTCCTGTGGATGAGGAGCACCCCACCCACCTAATTCTGGGGGTGCTGTTGACCCTTCGCTACCTgatgcctctgctgcagcagcaggttaACACATCCAGCCTCAAAGGAAGCTTCGGAGTCATGAGGAAGGAGGCTGACGTCCAGCCCTCACCTGAGCAGCTCCTTCAG GTGTACGAGCTGACTTTACACTACACGCAGCACTGGGATCACAATGTGGTCACAGCATCTCTGGAGCTCCTGCAGCAGATGTTCAGGACCCCCCCGCCAGAGCTCCTGCACATGCTCATCACGGCGGGCAGCATCCTGCATGGCACCGTGTTCCGGCAGGACGCCGAGAGCCGCGCTCGCTCCGGCAGCATCCTCGAGCTCATTG GTAAAATGCTCTctggagaggaggaaggttTGGAGGATGACGCTGAAAGAACAGAGGTCACATTCACAG CGTCAGTCGTCGGTGCAGACGGCTCCTCTGCGGCCCAGGTGGACATCATCACCGAGCAGCCGCGCTCCTCCCAGCATACCCTGCAGCCCGGCGAGTCTGTGGACCTCAGTGCCTCCTCGGAGCAGGGCGGAGGCGGGACTTCGGCTTCAGACACTCCAGAGTCACCCAACGACAACGAGGAGGAAATGCTGAGTCGCAGCTCCAGCGGTGGGGCCAACGTTACTCCGGAAACGGCCGACTACACCACACCAGAGACCGAGGCAGCGCCCTTAGGAGAAGGCGGGCCTTTGCTCAGCACCAACGACCGCTCACTTCCACCCAGCGACTCCTCGCAGACCACCACGGAGGGGCCCGACTCAGCCGTCACCCCTTCGGACGTAGCAGAACTG gtGCTGGACGGCAGTGAGAGCCAGTACTCCGGGATGCAAATCGGGACATtgcaggatgaagaggaggaaggagcagCCCCTTCGTCCCAGGAAGAGCCCCACGAGCCCTTCATACAGTCAGCACTGG CTCTGAGCAAACCTCATCTCTTCGATGGCCGAGGCCACAACCGGCAGGGTTCGGACAGCAGCGTGGACCGCTTCATACCGAAGGACGAGCCTGCCGAACCCGAACCTGTCAACAAG CCATCACGGATAAAGGGGCCAATCGGACATTATACAGACCAGGGGGCGGAGCCACTGGTGCACTGTGTTCGGCTTCTTGCTGCTTCCTTCCTACTGACAGGACAGAAAAATG GTCTGACCCCCGATAAGGAGGTGCGAGTGAGCGTGAAGGCTCTGGCGGTCAGCTGCATCGGGGCGGCGGCAGCGCTCCACCCTGAAGCCTTCTTTAATTCCCTCTACCTGGAGCCGCTGGACGGCACTCCAGTAGCAG AACAACAGTATATCAGTGACATGCTGGGCCTGGCTGACCACGGGGACCCCCAGATCAGAGGGGCCATAGCCATCCTCTGCGCAGCCATCATACAAGCCGCACTCACCAAAACACGCTACAACATACACAGCTGGCTGGCCAGTGTGCAGAGTGCAACAG GTAACCCTCTGTCCCTGGTGGATTTGTTGCCTTTGCTCCAGAGAACTCTGAAAGATGAATCCTCCGTCACCTGCAAGATGGCCTGCTCTGCAGTGAGG cactGCCTCATGACGGTGTGCAGCAGTACCCTGAGTGAGCTGGGCCTTCAGTTGATGATAGACCTTCTCGCTCTGAGGGACTCTTCCTATTGGCTCGTTCGCACTGAGCTTTTGGAGACTCTGGCAGAGATGGACTTTCG GTTAGTGAATTTCCTGGAGAGGAGAACAGAACATTTGCACAAAGGGGATCATCACTACACTGGG CGGCTGCGGCTGCAGGACCGAGTCCTGAACGATGTGGTCATCCGACTGTTGGGGGATGACGACCCCAGAGTCCGACACGTGGCAGCATCAGCTGTCAGCAG ACTGGTTTCCAGGTTGTTCTACGACTGCGACCAGGGTCAAGTGGACCCAGTAGTGGCGATTGCTCGCGACCAGAGTTCAGTCTACCTGCAGCTGCTGATGCACGAGGCCCAGCCCCCCTCCCAGTTCACAGTTAGTACCATCACAAG GACGTACAGAGGCTACAACTTGTCCAACAACGTGTCTGATGTCACAATCGAGAACAATTTGTCCAGAGTCGTCACCGCCGTCTCCCACGCTTTCACCTCCTCTACCTCCAAAGCCATGACT TTTGGCTGCTGTGAGGCCTTATGCCTCCTGGCTACACATTTCCCAGTGTGCACTTGGTGTACAGGCTGGCACTGCGGCTATgtgagctccagcagcagcttctcttCCCGCTCTAGTCTGAACCGCAGCAGGGGCCGGGCCCTCAG TGTATCACAGACCGGCAGTGCTCCGGCCTCTTCAGCCCCCTCCTCGTCTGACACTGAGCGCAGGACTCTGACAGTAGGCATGGCCAACATGGTGCTCTCCTTACTCTCCTCTGCCTGGTTTCCACTGGATCTGGCCTCACACCAAGATGCACTTCTGCTGTCTGGCAATCTGCTTGCTG CTGTGGCTCCTAAATGCATGCGTAACCCCTGggctggagaggaggaaggcagCGGTGGTAGCACCAACACCAGTGGAGGCCCCAATAAGATGGAGGAGCCCTGGGCAGGGCTGTCGGAGCGCTCCCTGGTGGCCATGGTGGAGCAGCTCTTCTCTCACATACTGAAGATCCTCAACATCTGCGCCCACGTGCTGGACGACACACCGCCCGGACCTGCTGTTAAA gCCACCCTCCCCTCCCTGAGCAACACCCCCTCCCTCAGTCCCATCAGGAGGAAAGGCAAGGAGAAGGATGCCGTGGAGCCCAGTGCTGTCCCCATGAGCCCAAAGAAGAGCGTTGACATCAACACAg GCAGGCCAGCAGACGGCACTGGGTCCACCGCTGTGAACAAATCTACCACCCTCGGCAACTTCTACCACCTGCCTACCTACCTCAAGCTCTACGACGTCCTCAAAGCCACGCACGCCAACTACAAG GTGACGCTGGACCTCCACACTAGCCAGGAGAAGTTCGGAGGATTTCTGCGTTCAGCTCTAGATGTTCTCTCTCAGCTCCTGGAGCTCACCACACTGCATGACATCAGCAAG TGTGTGGAGGAAATCTTGAGCTACCTGAAGTCCTGCTTCTCCAGAGAACCCACCATGGCAACAGTTTGTGTACAACAG CTGTTGAAGACCCTGTTTGGCACCAACCTGGCCTCTCAGTGCGAGAGCGTCCTGAGCGGACCCAGCCGCTCCCAGGGCAAGGCTCTGCGCCTCGGCTCCTCCAGCCTGCGCCCAGGCCTCTACCACTACTGCTTCATGGCGCCGTACACGCACTTCACCCAGGCTTTAGCTGATGCCAGCCTACGCAACATGGTGCAGGCTGAACAGGAGCAGGACACCTCTGG GTGGTTTGATGTGATGCAAAAAGCTTCGAACCAGCTGCGGTCCAACATTGCAAACGCGACACGCCAAAGAGGAGACAAG AACGCCATCCACAACCACATCCGTCTGTTTGAGCCGCTGGTGATCAAAGCTCTGAAGCAGTACACCACCAGCACCTCGGTGGCGCTGCAGAGACAGGTCCTGGACCTGCTCGCACAACTGgtgcagctcagagttaactACTGCCTGCTGGACTCTGATCAG GTGTTCATAGGGTTTGTCCTGAAGCAGTTTGAGTACATTGAAGTGGGACAGTTCAG AGATTCTGAAGCCATCATCCCCAACATCTTTTTCTTCCTGGTGCTGCTTTCATACGAGCGTTACCACTCCAAGCAGATAATCAGCATCCCCAAGATCATCCAGCTGTGTGACGGCATCATGGCCAGCGGCAGGAAAGCTGTCACACATG CCATCCCAGCCCTGCAGCCAATAGTCCACGACCTGTTTGTGTTGAGGGGCTCCAACAAAGCAGACGCAGGCAAAGAGTTGGAGACACAGAAAGAGGTGGTGGTGTCCATGCTGCTCAGACTGGTGCAGCACCATCAG GTGTTGGAGATGTTCATCCTCGTGCTGCAGCAGTGTCACAAAGAGAATGAGGACAAATGGAAGAGATTGTCGAGGCAGATCGCTGACGTCATCCTTCCCATGATTGCTAAGCAGCAG ATGCACCTGGACTCCCCGGAGGCATTGGGGGTGTTGAACACTCTCTTTGAGACGGTGGCGCCCTCCTCTCTCCGACCTGTGGACATGCTGCTCAAGAGTATGTTCACCACCCCGGTTACCATG GCTTCCGTAGGTACGGTGCAGCTGTGGGTGTCCGGGATCCTGGCGGTGCTCCGGGTGCTCGTCTCCCAGTCTACTGAGGACATCGTCCTGTCCCGGGTCCACGAGCTCTCCCTCAcacctcatctcctctcctgccACACGATCCGTCGCCTGCATCAGCAGAGCCCCTCCCCGAGCGAGCCCCCTGCCGACGCACTCTGCAGTCAGGACGGTGAGGCACAGAAAGCCCTGCCTGAGGAAACCTTCGCCAG gttcctgctgcagctggtaGGGGTGTTGCTGGATGACATTTCCTCCAGACAGGTTAAGGTGGacatcacagagcagcagcacacCTTCTACTGCCAGCAGCTGGGCACCCTGCTCATGTGTCTCATACACGTCTTCAAAAGTG GAATGTTCCGCAGAATCACCGCTGCAGCCAGCCGCCTCCTGAAGGGTGAGGGTGGAGGTGTGCAGCCTGGCGCAGAGGCTGGCCTTTTTTACCCACTAGAGTCTCTGAACAGCATGGTGCAGTGCATGATCACCACCCACCCCTCCCTGGTGCTGCTGTGGTGCCAGGTCCTCCTCATCATCGACTACACCAACTACTCATGGTGGGCGGAGGTGCACCAGACACCCAG gagACAAAGCCTCTCGTGCACAAAGCTGCTGAGTCCTCACTCTTCAGGGGAAGGAGAAGACAAGCCTGAGACCCGGTTAGCTATGGTCAACCGGGAGATCGTTCAAAGGGGAGCGCTCATCCTCTTCTGTGACTACGTG TGTCAGAACCTCCATGACTCGGAGCATCTGACCTGGTTGATCGTCAACCACGTGCAAGACCTCATCAACCTTTCCCATGAGCCTCCAGTTCAGGACTTCATCAGCGCCGTGCACCGCAACTCAGCTGCCAGCGGCCTCTTCATCCAGGCCATCCAGTCCCGCTGTGACAACCTCTGTGCT CCTACCATGTTGAAGAAGACTTTGCAGTGTCTGGAAGGCATCCACCTGAGTCAGTCCGGCTCCCTGCTGATGCTGTACGTGGACAAGCTGCTCAGTACGCCCTTCAGGGTTCTGGCCCGCATGGTGGACACACTGGCGTGTCGCAGGGTGGAGATGCTGCTGGCTGAGACACTACAG AACAGTAAAGCTCAGGTGCCTGTGGAGGAGCTCAACAGGATCCAGGAATACCTACAGACCAGCGGCCTGGCTCAGAG GCATCAGAGGTTCTACTCCCTGCTGGACAGGTTCAGAGCCACTGTTGCCGACACCAGCAGCCCCACACCTCCTGTGACGTCTCACCCTCTGGACGGAGACCCGCCTCCTGCCCCAGAGCTGGTTAATGCAGATAAG GAGTGGTACGTGGCTCTAGTGAAGTCCCAGTGTTGTCTCCGTGGAGATGTTTCCCTGTTGGAGACGACAGAACTCCTCACCAAGCTACCTCCCGCTGACCTCTTAAACAGCATGAGCTGCAAG GAGTTCAACCTTAGCCTGCTGTGTCCATGCCTGAGTATGGGGATGCAGCGGTTGGCCCGGGGTCAGGGGTCGCTCTTGTTAGAGACAGCCTTGCAGGTGACCTTAGAGCGGCTTGCAGGGGTAACTGAGTCACTTCCTGTACCGCACCAGTCCTTCCTGCCGCCAGCACAGCCACAGCCCTACTGGAAACAACTAGCTGATGTGTATG atGAGCCAGGTTTCTACCCCAGGGTTCTGTCGCTGTGCAGAGCGCTGTCCCAGTACCTGCTGAGTGTGAGCCAGCTGCCGTCCTCACTACACATCCCCGCAGACAAGGAACACCTCATCACCTCTTTCACCTGCACCGCTGCCGAG GTGGTGGCGTGGCGTCTCCTCCAGAACCAGCTGCCCCTCAGTGTGGACCTGCAGTGGGCTCTGTCCTGCCTGTGCCTGGCCCTGCAGCAGCCCTGCGTCTGGAACAAACTCTCCACCGCGGAGTACGCCACGCACACCTGCTCCCTCATCTACTGCCTCCGCCTCATCATCGTTGCAG TTGCTGTGAGTCCTGGTGACCAGCTTCTGCATccggagaagaagaagacgagggCGGAAAAAGACGCCGAAGGAGACGAGGTAGACTCGGCACAAGTTGACC ACATTTGTGAGTGGCAGGCATGCGAAATCATGGCGGAGCTGGTGGAAGGCCTGCAGAGCATCCTGGCCCTGGGTCACCATAGAAACAGTGCATTCCCCGCTTTCCTCACACCAACCTTGCGCAACATTGTCATCAGTCTGTCCCGGCTGCCTCTGGTCAACAGCTACACCAGAGTACCTCCACTG GTTTGGAAACTGGGCTGGTCCCCTCAGCCAGGAGGAGAGTACGGTACCACGCTGCCTGAGATCCCTGTGGACTTCCTGCAGGAAAAGGATGTCTTCAGAGAGTTCCTCTACCGCATCAACACACTGG GCTGGAGCAGCAGAACTCAGTTTGAAGAGACCTGGGCCACACTACTGGGGGTGCTGGTCACCCAACCCATCACTATggaccaggaggaggagactcAGCAGGag GAGGACTTGGAGCGTACCCAGTTGAATGTGTTAGCAGTGCAGGCCATCACCAGCCTGGTGCTGAGTGCCATGACCCTGCCCACTGCTGGCAACCCTGCAGTCAGCTGTCTGGAACAGCAACCCCGCAACAAGAGCCTCAAAGCCCTGGAAACACG GTTTGGAAGGAAACTGGCAGTGATCCGAGGCgaggtggagagagagattCAGGCCCTTGTGTCGAAGAGAGACAACGTCCACACACACCACCCGTACCACGCCTGGGACCCTGTGCCCTCGCTGTCGGCAGCCTCTGCCG caggcACACTGATCAGCCATGAGAAGCTGCTGCTTCAGAtcaacacagagagggagatgggAAATATGGACTACAAACTAGGACAG GTCTCTATCCACTCAGTGTGGCTAGGTAACAACATCACCCCACTGAGAGAGGAAGAATGgggggaggatgaagaagatgaagcagACACTCCAGCCCCCACCTCCCCGCCCACATCTCCTATCAACTCCAG GAAGCACCGTGCAGGGGTGGACATTCATTCATGTTCCCAGTTCCTCCTGGAGCTCTACAGTCAGTGGCTGATCCCTGGCTCCCCGAGTAACAGGAGGACCCCAACCATCCTCGTCAGTGAGGTGGTCCGATCG CTGCTGGCGGTGTCGGACCTGTTCACAGAGAGGAACCAGTTCGACATGATGTTCTCCACCctgatggagctgcagaagCTCCACCCCCCAGAGGATGAGATCCTCAACCAATACCTGGTGCCTGCCATCTGCAAGGCTGCTGCCGTACTGGGAATG GACAAAGCAATAGCGGAGCCCGTGTGCCGCCTGTTGGAGACGACCCTGCGCAGCACCCACCTGCCCAGCCGCATGGGGGCTCTGCATGGAGTGCTGTACGTGTTGGAGTGTGACCTGCTGGACGACACGGCCAAACAGCTCATCCCCACCATCTCCGAGTACCTGCTGTCCAACCTGCGGGCCATCGCTCA ctgtgtgaACCTGCACAACCAGCAGCATGTGTTGGTGATGTGCGCCGTGGCCTTCTACATGATGGAGAACTACCCTCTGGATGTGGGGGCGGAGTTTATGGCTGGCATTATACAG GTGTGTGGTGTGATGGTGTCTGCCAGCGAGGACTCCACCCCCTCCGTCATCTACCACTGTGTGCTGCGGGGTCTGGAGCGCCTGCTGCTGTCGGAGCAGCTGTCCCGCGTGGACGGAGAAGCGCTGGTCAAACTCAGCGTGGACCGAGTCAACATGCCTTCCCCACACAGAGCCATGGCCGCCCTGGGCCTCATGCTCACCTGCATGTACACCG CGGTGCTTGCGTCGGGTTCAGACGTGACAGGGGTTAGAGGTCAGGTTGACTGTTCCTCAGCAGAGGCGATGGGCGTCACGGCGGGTCATGTTGGTTTCTCCTCAGGCAAGGAGAAAGCCAGCCCTGCCAGTCGCCCCGCCCACTCTGACCCTCAAGCCCCGGACAGCGAGTCAATCATTGTTGCCATGGAGAGGGTCTCTGTGCTGTttgacag GATTCGGAAAGGTTTACCCAGCGAGGCTCGGGTCGTGGCCAGGATCCTTCCCCAGTTTCTGGACGATTTCTTCCCCCCACAGGACGTCATGAACAAGGTTATCGGCGAGTTCCTGTCCAATCAGCAACCTTACCCACAATTCATGGCCACTGTCGTCTACAAG GTGTTCCAAACCCTCCACGCCACAGGACAGTCCTCTATGGTGCGAGACTGGGTGCTGCTGTCCCTGTCTAACTTCACCCAGAGGACTCCGGTGGCCATGGCCATGTGGAGCCTCTCCTGTTTCTTTGTCTCGGCCTCCACCTCCCAGTGGATCTCTGCCCT ACTGCCACATGTGATCAGCCGTATGGGCTCCAGCGAGGTGGTGGACGTCAACCTGTTCTGCCTGGTGGCCATGGACTTCTACCGGCACCAGATCGACGAGGAGCTCGACCGCAGGGCTTTCCAGTCCGTCTTCGAGACCGTGGCGTCGCCAGGGAGCCCCTACCACCAGCTGCTGGGCTGCCTGCAGTCCATCCACCAGGACACGTCcctctga